CGCGTCTACGCGCGGCCGCTCGAGAGCGAGAAGACGGGACCGTTCACCGTCTCGGTGAGCGAAGTGGTCGTGCAGCCGGTGACGACGCGGCCCCTGCCGCTCGGCCAGACGACCGAGGCGTCGCTGACCGCGGACGATCCGTCGCTCGAGGACGGACGGCAGTTCCACCAGTACGCGATCACCGGCCGCCCGGGCGAGCGGTTCGTGATCACGATGCGGTCCACGGACTTCGACGCCTTCCTCGACTGGGGAAGCCTGTCGAACAACGTCTTCGAATCCTCGGCGACGGACGACGACAGCGCGGGCGAGACGAACGCGCGGCTCGAGATCACGCTGCCGGCGGACGGGACGTTCGTGCTGCGGGCGATGGGGCTGGAGAGGGGGAAGCTCGGGGCGTACACGATCGCGCTCGAGCGGCGGATGTCGAAGTGACGGGGCGATGTGAGTTGTGAGTTGTGAGTGGTGAGTTCGAACGGCGATGCGGGATTCGTGACCCCGCATCGCCGTTCGAACTCACCACTCACAACTTACAGCTCACCACTCGTCGTTCACCGCGAATCCCGCACCCCGCGATCAATCGACCTGCAACACCGCCAGGAACGCCTCCTGCGGGATCTCCACCGCGCCCACCTGCTTCATCCGCTTCTTGCCCTCCTTCTGGCGCTCCAGGAGCTTGCGCTTGCGGCTGATGTCGCCGCCGTAGCACTTGGCGAGCACGTCCTTCCGCAGCGCCTTCACCGTCGTGCGCGCGATGACCTTCTGTCCGATCGCCGCCTGGATCGCGACCTCGAAGAGCTGCCGCGGGATGAGCTCCTTCAGCTTGTCGGCGATCTTGCGCCCCCAGTCGTATGACTTGTCGGTGTGCGTGATCACCGAGAAGGCGTCGATCGGGTCGCCGTTGATGAGCATGTCGAGCCGCACGAGCTCGCTGCGGCGGTAGCCGAGCATCTCGTAGTCGAGCGCCGCGTAGCCGCGGGTGAGCGACTTCATCTTGTCGAAGAAGTCGAGGATGATCTCGGCGAGCGGGAACTCCCAGTCGATCTCGACGCGCGAGGTGTCGATGTAGCTCATCCCCTTGTACTCGCCGCGTCGCTCGGTGCCGAGCGACATGATCGCGCCGATGTACTCGCTCGGGACCATGATCCGCGCCTTCACGTACGGTTCCTCGACCCAGTCGATCACCGTGCTCGGCGGCATCAGCGCCGGGTTCTCCACCAGCACCTGCTCGCCGTCGGTCTTGAAGACGTGGTACTCCACGCTCGGGACGGTCGTGACGAGATCGAGGTCGAACTCTCGCTCGAGCCGCTCCTGCACGATCTCCATGTGGAGGAGACCGAGGAAGCCGCAGCGGAAGCCGAAGCCGAGGGCGGTGGAGGACTCGGGCTGGTACTGGAGCGACGCGTCGTTGAGCTGGAGCTTCTCGAGCGCGTCGCGGAGGTCCTCGTACTGCTGCGTGTCGGTGGGATAGACCCCGGCGAAGACGAACGAGCGCACCGCCTGATAGCCGGGGAGCGCTTCCGGCGCGCGGTTCTCGGCGTCGAAGATCGTGTCGCCGGCGCGCGTCTCCTTCACCGAGCGGACGTTGGCGACGACGTAGCCGACCTCGCCCGCGGTGAGCTGGTCGGTCACGACGCGGCGGAGCTGGTTGTATCCGACCTCCTCGACCTCGTACACCGAGTCGGAGGCGCCGAAGGTGATCTTGGTGCCCTTCTTGATGACGCCGTCCACGACGCGGACCGAGGGGATGGCCCCGCGGTAGCGATCGTAGAACGAGTCGTAGATTAGGGCGCGGAGCGGCTTCTTCCCGTCGCCGCGGGGGGCGGGCGTCTTCTTGACGACCTCCTCGAGCAGCTCGGGGATGCCGATCCCTTCCTTGGCGCTGACGAGGAGGATGTCCTCGGGCTTGCAGCCGATGAGGTCGACGATCTCCTGGCGGCGCTTCTCCGGCTCGGCGCCGGGGAGGTCGATCTTGTTCAGGATCGGGATGATCTCGAGCCCCGCGTCCATCGCGAGGAACAGATTGGACAGCGTCTGCGCCTGGATGCCCTGCGAGGCGTCCACGACGAGGATCGCGCCCTCGCAGGCGGCCAGCGAGCGCGAGACCTCGTAGGTGAAGTCCACGTGCCCGGGCGTGTCGATCAGGTTCAGCTCGTACGTGGTGCCGTCCTTGGCATCGTACGACATGCGGACGGCGTTGAGCTTGATCGTGATGCCGCGCTCGCGCTCCAGGTCCAGGGTGTCGAGCACCTGGGCCTTCATCTCGCGCTTCTGGAGCATCCCCGTCGCCTCGATGAGGCGGTCGGCCAACGTCGACTTCCCGTGGTCGATGTGGGCGACGATGCAGAAATTGCGGATCAGGTTCGGAGGGGTCACGGCGGCGGGTGCGGAGGGGGCTAGCCTTGAAAGCTAGTCGGGGGTCGGAGTCGGTCCAAGCCTTTGAACGGCAACGGCTTTCACCACAGAGGGCACAGAGGGCACAGAGAACGGCGGAGAACGGCAACGGCTTTCACCACAGAGGGCACAGAGGGCACAGAGAACGGCGGAGAACGGCAACCGCTCTACGGCAGGGGCTGTTCGGCAGGGGCTGTTCGGCAGGGGCTGTACGGCAGGGACTGTACGGCGGGGCTGCACGGTAGCCGCACGAAGACGACCACTCTCGGCGCCGTCCGCCCCTTTGCCCCATCCCCCCCATGCCCCCCGGTGCCCCTCTGTCCCCCTGACCCTGCGCCCCGTCTTGAACCGCAGCCCGATGCCTCTCTCCGCCGTTCTCTGTGCCCTCTGTGCCCTCTGTGGTGAACGCCGTTCGCCCGTGCCGTGTCAAAGACCCGAACGCCCGGACCAACCCGAGCGTATCCTTCCACGGCGGCACCACTTAGCTTCCCCCTTCGCATGACCGCACCGGCAACGCAGTCCGTCCGGGCTGACCTGATGGATCCACAGACCCTCGCGGCCCTCGGGCGCCTCGAGGTCGTCTCGCGTTGGCTGGTGGACGGCCTCCTCGCCGGCCTCCACCGGTCGCCCAAGAAGGGATTCTCCGTCGAGTTCGCCGAGCACCGCTCCTACCAGCCCGGCGACGACCTCCGCTTCATGGACTGGAAGGTCGCCGCCCGCGCCGACAAGTGGCTCATCAAGCAGTACGAGGAGGAGACCAACGTCCGCGCGACGGTCGTCGTGGATGTCTCCAAGTCGATGGACTGGCGCAGCCGGCCGAACCTCCTCACCAAGCTCGCGTACGCCGAGCGCCTCGCCGCGGCCCTCACGCTGCTCCTCATCCGCCAGCGCGACTCCGTCGGGCTCATCCGCTTTGATGAGCAGCTCCGCTCGGTGATCCCGCCGCGTTCACGCTCGGTGCAGTGGAAGCGCATCCTCTCGGCCCTCGCCGAGCCGGGCTCGGGGCAGGGCTCCGATGCGGCGGGCGCGCTCTCGCAGGCGGGGAAGCTCATCAAGCGGCGCGGCATCGTCATCCTCATCTCCGACCTGCTGCTCGACGCGCAGGAGGTGGACGACACCGTCCACGCGCTCCGCGCGCAGGGGCACGACATCACGGTGCTGCACGTGATGGATCCCGCCGAACGGAAGTTCGACGTGCAGGCCGGCGAGGCGCTCTTCGTCGATCCGGAACGCGGCGACTCGCTCGCCGTCACGCCGGCCGATGTGCGGGAACTCTACCAGAGCACCGTCGCCGAGGCGATCGACGAGTGGCGCGCGCGGTTCGCCGCGGCCGGCGCGTTCTACGAGCCGATCATGACCGACCAGCCCTTTGGCGTGCCGCTCCGCCGCGCCTTCGCCGCCCGCCAGCGCCTCTCGTGAGTTTCCTCGCCCCGTGGGCGCTCCTGCTCGCCGTCGCGGCGGGCGTGCCGCTCCTGCTCCATCTCCTCCGCCGGCGGTCGGGCGACAAGCTCGACTTCCCGGCGGTGCGCTACCTGCTGCGCATGGAGCGCGAGCACGCGCGCGAGGTGCGGCTCAAGAACATGCTGCTGATGGTGCTGCGCATCGCGATCGTCGTCGCGCTCGCGCTCGCGGCGGCGCGTCCGGTGGGCTGGCTCCCGGGGGTGGGGCACGCGCCGAGCGCGGTGGCGATCGTCCTCGACAACTCGCTCTCCTCCGCGGCCGCGGGCGCCGAAGGGCAGATGCTCGCGCGCCTCGTCGCGGCCGCGGGCGGCATCATCGACGGCTCGGCCTCCGGCGACCGGCTCTGGCTCATCACGATGGACGGCGCCGTGGTCGGCGGGGACAAGGGCACGCTCCGCGCCGCGCTCAGCGGCGTGCGCGCCCTCGACGGCGCGGGGGATGCCGGGGCGGCGCTGCGACGCGGCACGGCACTCGTGAAGGAGAGCGGCATCCCGTCGCGGCACGTCGTCGTGCTCACCGATGCGCAGCGCACGAGTTGGGAAGGCGTCGTCCCGCCGGCCGACGCCGAGGTGCCGGTCGCGCTCATCGCGCCGGGCGGGACGGTGGGGCTCAATCGCGCGGTGATCGCCGTCGCGACCGAGCCGCAGCACTGGGACCCGCGCGGCACGGTGCGCGCGACGGTCGCCGGCAACGACTCCGCGAGCTGGCGCGTGGTGCTCGACGGCCGGACGCTCGCGCGCGGGACCGCGCAGCCCGGCGCGACGGTCCTCGCCCGCGTGCAGCCCCCGTCGCGCGGCTGGGTGGCCGGCACGGTCGAGCTCGCGCCCGACGAACTCCGCGGTGACGACACGCGGCACTTCGCCGCGCATGTGGGCGAGCCGCCCGCGGTGAACGCCGACCCCGCGAGCGGTCCGTTCCTGCGGGGCGCGGTCGATGCGCTCGTCAACGGCGGACGCGCCCGCCGCGGCGACGGCGTGCTCCTCGCGAGCGCCGAACGCGCGCGCACGCCGGCGCTGCTCTTCGCGCCGGCCGATCCGGTGCGCGTGCCCGATGCCAATCGCGCGCTCGAGCGCGCCGGCATCCCCTGGCGGTTCGGCGTGCGCCGCGACGGGCCCGCGCCCCTGCGCGGTTCCGGCGTCGATGGTGCCGTCGCCAAGTCGTGGCATGTCCTCGAGGCCGCGGGCGACGTGAGCAAGGCCGACACCATCGCGCGCGTCGGCGGCGCGCCCTGGGCGGTCGCGGGTGAGGGCTACGTCCTCGTCGCCTCCGCCGCCGTCGCCGATGCGACCGACCTGCCGGTGAAGGCGAGCTTCCTCCCCTGGCTCGACGGCCTGCTGGCCCAGCGGCTCACCGCGGGCACGGCAGGCGTGACCGAGAGCGCACCGGGACGACCGGTCCGCGTGCCCGCGCTCGCCGATGCGCTCGAGGCGCCCGACGGGAGCGCGGTCACCGTCGTGCCCGGCGCCACCCGCGAAGCCCCGTGGACCGCCGGCGTGCACTTCTGGCGCCGCGGTGCCGAGCGGGTCGGCGCGCTCGTGGTGAACGCCGACGCGTCGGAGAGCGACCTCGCGCGCCTTCCCGCCGACTCGCTCGCCACGCGGCTCGGCGCCACCGTCGCGAGTGCCGATCCGAGTGCCGCCGCCCGCGCCGCCTTTGCCGCCGGCGGCGCGCGAGCGCTCGCCCGCACGTTCCTCCTGCTCGCGCTCGTGCTGCTCGTCGCGGAGACGCTCGTCGCCCGCCGCGGTCAGGCCAAGTCCGAGGACTGATGGCCCTCCCGATCCTGATGGAGCGCCTCGCGGCGCTCAGCGCCTTCACCGCGCTCACCCGCGCGCTGCCGGCGCAGGGCGGGCGCGTGGGCGTCACCGGGCTCGCCGGCTCCGCCGACGCGGTGCTCCTCGCGACGCTCGCCGCGCAGCAGCCCAACCGGCTCTTCGTCGTCATCGCCGACCAGCTCCCCGAAGCCGAACGGTGGCTCGCCGACGTGCAGAGCGTGCTGGGGGATGTGGGGATCAAGCTCTATCCGCCGCGCGAAGGGTTCGGCGAGGTGGAGCCCCACGCCGAGGTCGCGGGCGAGCGGGTGGAGACGCTCGAGGCGCTCGCGCGCGGCGCGGTGCGCGTGCTCATCACCACCGCGCGCGCGGTGCAGGAGCGGACGCGCCTCCCGCGCGCCCTCGCCGATGCGCGGCTCGAGCTGCGCCGCGGCGACGTGCGGCGGCTCGAGGACCTCACGGCGCACCTCGACGCCGTGGGCTTCGAGCGGGTGCAGCTGGTGGAGGACGTCGCGCAGTACAGCGTGCGCGGCGGCATCCTCGACGTCTACGGCTTCGGCATGAGCGAGCCGGTGCGCCTCGAGTTCTGGGGCGACGAGCTCACCGAGATCCGCCGCTTCGACGTGGCGACGCAGCGGATGCTCGCCAGCGCCGACCAGGTGCTGATCCTCCCGGTGGACGTGAAGGGCGAGGCGGCCGAGCTGCGCTACGAGCGCGCGACGCTCGCCGAGCTCTGGCCGGAGGGCTCGCTCGTCGTGATCCCCGCGGGCGTCGCGATCCGCCCGGAGCTGCAGCGCACCTGGGACGAGGCCGATCATCACGCCCAGCTCGCGCGGCGTCGCGGCGAGGACGTCCCGTCGCGCGACGAGCTCCTCCAGTCGCCGCACGACACGATGCGCGCGATCGATGCCTTCCCGTCGCTCGAGGTGATCGGCGCGGGGACGGCGCGGGCGCGCGAGGCGGGATTGAGTCCCGCCGCTGCGGCCGAGCTCCCCGACGCCGTCGCCGACGGCGCCGCGGCCGCCGAGGCGCACGCCGCCGCCGAGGAGGCGATGCAGGCGATGGGCCGCATCAAGCGGCCGCACGAGATCGTGCAGTTCCCGCTCCGCGCCCCCGAACCCGTGGAGCGCGACATCGCGCGCCTGAGCGCGATGACGCGCGACGGGACGCAGACGATCATCCTCTGCGACAACACCGGGCAGGCCGAGCGCCTCGAGGAGCTGCTCGACGCGCGCGGCGAAGGGCGCTCGCCCGCGGCGCTCGTCATCGGCGTGCTGGCCGGCGGCTTCCTCATCCCGCCGCGCGGGACGCCGGCCGGGCTCCGCGTCCTCACCGACCACGAGATCTTCCGGCGCGAGCGCCGCATCCGCCGCAGCCGCAAGTACGCGACCGGCACCGCGCTCGAGCAGGTCACCGCGCTCAAGCCGGGCGACTTCGTCGTGCACCTCGACCACGGCGTCGGCATCTACCGCGGCATGACGACCGTCTTCCACGGCGAGGCGACGATCGAGGTCGCGGTGATCGAGTACGAGGGCGGTGACCGCCTGAACGTGCCGCTCTACCGTCTGGACCAGGTGGAGAAGTACCGCGCCGCCGGCGATGTCGCCGACGACCTCCCGCCGCCCCTTCTCCACAAGCTCGGCGGCAAGAAGTGGAGCGCGCAGAAGGAACGGACGCGCTCGGCGATCCACGAGATGACGGCCGAGCTGCTCGCGCTCTACGCGGGGCGCCGCATCGCGAGCCGCCCGCCGCATCATCCCGACGGGGCCTGGCAGAAGCAGCTCGAGAGCTCGTTCCTGTTCGAGGACACGCCCGACCAGCGCAAGGCGACCGCCGACGTCAAGCAGGACATGGAAGGCGCGAAGCCGATGGACCGGCTCCTCGTCGGCGACGTGGGCTACGGCAAGACCGAGATCGCCGTGCGCGCCGCGTTCAAGGCGATCCAGAGCGGCCGGCAGGTCGCGGTGCTCGTGCCCACGACGGTGCTCGCCGAGCAGCATGCGCGCACCTTCGGCGACCGCTTCGCCGATTTCCCGGTGCGCATCGCGGTGATGAGCCGCTTCCAGACCAAGAAGGAGCAGGACGCGGCGCTGGTGGAGCTCGCGAAGGGCACGGTCGACGTCGTCATCGGCACGCACCGCCTGCTGAGCCCCGACGTCAAGTTCGAGCGGCTGGGGCTCATCATCGTGGACGAGGAGCACCGCTTCGGCGTGAAGCACAAGGAGCGGCTCAAGCAGCTCAAGCTCGAGACCGACGTGCTCACGCTCACCGCGACGCCCATCCCGCGCACGCTGCACCAGTCGCTCGCGGGGCTGCGCGACATGACGCTCATGCAGACGCCGCCGCGCGACCGCTCGCCGGTGCTCACCTTCCTCGAGCCCTGGGACGACGGGCTGATCGAGGAGGGGATCTCGCGCGAGCTCGACCGCGGCGGGCAGGTCTTCTTCGTGCACAACCGCATCGAGACCATCCTCGCGATCGCCGACCACATCAAGCGCGTCGTGCCGCGGGCGCGCGTGGGGGTGGGGCACGGGCAGATGAAGGAGCGCGAGCTGGAGCAGGTGATGAAGCAGTTCGTGAGCGGCGAGCTCGACGTGCTCGTGAGCACGCTCATCGTCGAGAGCGGCATCGACGTGCCCAATGCCAACACGATGTTCGTCAACCGCGCCGACCGGCTCGGGCTCGCCCAGCTCTACCAGCTGCGCGGCCGCGTGGGGCGCTCGCATCGCCGCGCCTACTGCTACCTGATCGTCCCCGAGAACACCGATGAGGACGCCGAGCGCCGGCTGCGCGTGCTCGAGCACCACACGGAGCTCGGCGCGGGGTACCGCGTGGCGCTCAAGGACATGGAGCTGCGCGGGGCGGGGAACCTCCTCGGCCCCGAGCAGTCGGGGTTCGTGCACGCCGTGGGGTTCGACCTCTACCTGCGGCTCCTCGACGAGGCGGTCACGCGGCTCATGCGCGGGGACGCGCCGCCGCCACCGCCCCCGACCGACGTCACGCTCGACCTGCCGTCGTACCTGCCGGACGACTACATCGCCGCCCCCGAGGTGAAGCTGGACCTCTACCGGCGGCTCGGGGCCGCCCGGGTGGTGGACCAGGTGGACGAACTGCGGGACGAGGTCCGGGACCGGTTCGGCCCCCTGCCGTCGCCCGCCGACGCCTACTTCGCCGTGGCCCGGCTCCGGCTCCTCGGCGCCCCCCTCGGGGCGGAGGGGATTCTGGTGCATGGGAACGAGGCCCGTGTTAACTTCCGGGCCGACGCGGTCCCGCGTCTGAAGCCGCTCGCGGCCGCCTTCCGGGACGTGCAGTTCCAGGTGGATGTGCGTCGCGTCCAGCCCCTGTCATTGAAGCTCACGCGCCTCGGCGGCGCGTCGCTCCTGGACGGCCTCGTCCGGGCGCTGCGAACGATTTCGCCCGACGCACGGTAGAAGGACCTCTGCGGCACTCTTCCCCTCATTCGCTCATGACTCGCACCCGACTCCTCACCGCTTCGCTCGCTGCCGTCCTCGGCCTCACCGCCTGCGAGGGCCTCAAGGAAGCGATGACCGCCCATGTGGACACGGTCGCCCGCGCCGGCTCGCAGGAGCTGACCGTCACCCGCCTCGCCGAGCTCGTCGGCCCGACCGACGTGCCGTTGCAGGCCGATGCGATCCGCACCATCGCCCAGCTCTGGGTGAACTACCAGCTCCTCGGCCACGCGGCCGCGCGCGGCGATTCGCTCTTCACCGACGCCGACGCCGATCTGGGCATGTGGTCGGCGATCGCGCAGATGCGCTCGCGCAAGCTCTACGACGAGCTCGCGAAGGGATGGTCGGGGAACCTCGACCCGGCGACGTTCGAGAAGGCCTACAACGACGGCGTGCTCCTCGCCGCCTCGCACATCCTGCTCAGCAAGCAGCCCGAGGGGATGTCGCCCGAGGCCAACGCGGCCACGCGCGCCGAGGCCGAGAAGATCGCGACGCAGCTCAAGAACGCGACGCTCGAGCAGTTCGGGGCGGTCGCGCGGGCCCGCACGCAGGATCCGGGCTCGAAGGATCGCGGCGGCGACTACGGCGTCTTCGCGCGCGGCCAGATGGTCGCCGAGTTCGACGCGGGCATCCTGTCGGTCGCGCCCGGCGCGGTGACGGGCGTGGTGGAGACCCAGTTCGGCTACCACATCATCCGCCGTCACACCTACGCCGAGATCGCCGACCAGTTCCCGCAGCAGTACATGCAGATCGCGGGCGCCTCGGCCGAGAGCACCTACTTCGCCGGCGTCGAGAAGGCCGCGAACGTGCAGGTCCGGGCGAGCGCCGCCAAGCTCGTGAAGGCGATCGCCGAGGACGTCGATGCCTATCGGGACGACAAGACCGTGATCGCGACCGCGCGCACCGGCGACCTGACCGCGGCGCGGATGTCGATGTGGATGGCGGCCTTCCCGGCGCAGACGCGGATGCGGCAGCAGGTCGTGCAGGCGCCGGACTCGCTCATCCCGATGTTCGTGAAGGACTACGTGATGCGCAACGAGCTCCTGCTCCGCGCCGCCGACTCGGCGGGCGTGACGCTGGACTCGGCCGACGTGAAGCAGATCCGCGAGGCCTTCCGCGCCCGCGTGACCGAGACGATGACCCAGCTCGGCCTCACGCCGAAGCTGCTCGCCGACAGCGCCGCCGACACCGGGGCGCGCGAGCGTCTCGCCGCGGCCCGTGTGGACGAGTACCTCGGCAAGCTGGTGAAGAACGAGGTGCAGTACGTCGACGTGGCCGAGCAGATCGCGCTCGTGCTCCGGGGGCGCTACGAGAGCCGTCTCGTGCCGGCGGGCGTCGATCGCGTCCTCGCCGAGGCGACGAAGCTCCGCGCCGTGGCCGACTCCGCCCGGGCCGCGACGCAGCCGCCGACCGCGGTGCCGATGGGTCCGCCGGCCGGCGCGCCGGTCGCCCCGCCCATGCCGCAGCCGTAATGCGCCTGCTCTCGCCGCGCGCGCTCGGTCGCGCCGTCCTCCTGGCCGTCGGCACCGCGCTCGTCGCGGCGCCGGCGGCGGCACAGCAGGTGCCGGCCTTCCGCGGCATCGAGGTGGACCGCGTCGCCGGCGTCGTCGGCAGCACGCCCATCCTCTTCAGCGAAGTGCTGGAGGCGATCAACTTCGCGCGCGCGCAGGGGCTCCAGCTCCCGCCCGACAGTCTCGGGCAGATCCGCGTCGCGCGCGAGTTCCTCAATCGCATCATCGACCGCGAGGTGCTCATCGCGGTCGCGAAGGACTACAAGATCGAGATCGCCGAGAGCGATGTCGCGCAGCAGGTGGAGCGCGACCTCGACCGCGCGCGCAGCCAGTTCCGCACCGACGCCGAGTTCCGCGCGGCGCTCCAGCGCGACGGGTTCGGCACGCCCGAGGAGTACCGCAAGAAGGCGGTGGAGGCGGCGATCCGCGACGAGAGCCAGCGCCGCGCGATCGATTCGCTCAAGGCGAAGGGGCGCATGGCCCCCGCGAACGTGACCGAACGCGAGGTGAGCGAGGCGTTCGAGCGCCTCCGCACCGAGCTCCCGCCGCGCCCGGCGACGGTCGGGTTCCGCCAGGTCGTCGTGAAGATCCGGCCGCGCGCCGAGAGCATCGCGCGCGCGCGGGCGCTCATCGACAGCATCCGCCTGGAGCTCGAGAAGGGCGCGAGCTTCGAGGATGCGGCGAAGCGCTTCTCGATGGACGGCACCGCCGAGAAGGGCGGCGACCTCGACTGGAACCGCCGCGGCGTGATGGTCCCCGAGTTCGAGCGCATGATGTTCGCGCTCATCCCCGGCCGCATCAGCCCGATCGTGGAGACGCAGTACGGCTTCCACATCATCCGCGTGGACCGCGTCCGCGCGGGCGAGGTGCGCGCGCGGCACATCCTGATCAAGCCGGCGGTCGATTCGCAGGATCTTGCGTCGTCGCGCGCGCTGGCCGACACCGTGCTCGCCCTCTGGAAGCAGGGGACGCCGTACGACACGCTGCTCGCGAAGTACCATGACTACGACGAGGAGCGGTCGATCCCCGAGGGGCTCGCGCGCGACTCGCTGCCCGCCGAGTATCGCGTGGCGCTGAAGGACATCCCCGTGCAGGGGTTCACGCCGATCTTCGCGCTCCCCGATCGCGGCTCGGGCTTCAACAAGTGGGCGATCGCGCAGGTGCTCGTGAGCAAGCCCGAAGGGCGCTTCACGCTCGAGGAGTACCAGGAGAACATCCGGAAGCAGTTGCGCGAGGAGAAGTCCATCCGCCGCACGCTCGACAACCTGCGACGCGAGATCTACGTCTCGCTCAGGATCTGACGCCGACGGCCGCGGTCCCCACGCTCGCGATCACCCTCGGCGATCCCCGGGGCATCGGCCCCGAGATCGTCGCCACGGCGCTCGCCACCCCCGAGGTGGCGGGCGCCGCGCGCTTCGTGGTCGTGGGGCCGACCGGCTGCGGCGTCGCGGTGGACGAGCCGGTGGGGGAGTGGACGGAGGGCACCGGCCCCAGCCCCGACACACCCGAGGGCCACGCGCGTGACGCGCGGGCGGGCGCGCTCGCGGGCCGGGCGATCGCGCGCGCTTTCGAGCTCGTGCAGGGCGGGCGGGTGCAGGGGATCGTGACGGCCCCGATCGACAAGGCGGCGCTCCTCGCCGGCGGCTACGACTTCCCGGGCCACACCGAGATGCTCGAGGCGCTCGCCGGCACGCCGACGGTGATGATGCTCGCGAGCGACCGGCTGCGGGTGGTCCTGGCGACGACGCACATCGCGCTGCGCGACGTGCACGCCGCGCTGACCCGCGAGCGGCTGGAGCGGACGGTGCGGATCACGCGCGAAGGACTGCGCGCGGGCTTCGGCATCGCCGCGCCGCGGATCGCGCTCTGCGCGCTCAACCCGCACGCCGGCGACCATGGGCGCTTCGGTCGCGAGGACGACGAACTGCTCGCGCCGGTCGCGCAGGCGATGGGGATCGCGGGGCCGTTCCCGGCGGACACGGTGTTCGTGCGGGCGATGCGCGGGGAGTTCGACTGCGTGATCGCGCCGTACCACGACGTGGGGATGACGGCGATCAAGATCGCGTCGTT
The DNA window shown above is from Gemmatimonadota bacterium and carries:
- a CDS encoding peptidylprolyl isomerase; its protein translation is MTRTRLLTASLAAVLGLTACEGLKEAMTAHVDTVARAGSQELTVTRLAELVGPTDVPLQADAIRTIAQLWVNYQLLGHAAARGDSLFTDADADLGMWSAIAQMRSRKLYDELAKGWSGNLDPATFEKAYNDGVLLAASHILLSKQPEGMSPEANAATRAEAEKIATQLKNATLEQFGAVARARTQDPGSKDRGGDYGVFARGQMVAEFDAGILSVAPGAVTGVVETQFGYHIIRRHTYAEIADQFPQQYMQIAGASAESTYFAGVEKAANVQVRASAAKLVKAIAEDVDAYRDDKTVIATARTGDLTAARMSMWMAAFPAQTRMRQQVVQAPDSLIPMFVKDYVMRNELLLRAADSAGVTLDSADVKQIREAFRARVTETMTQLGLTPKLLADSAADTGARERLAAARVDEYLGKLVKNEVQYVDVAEQIALVLRGRYESRLVPAGVDRVLAEATKLRAVADSARAATQPPTAVPMGPPAGAPVAPPMPQP
- the mfd gene encoding transcription-repair coupling factor, whose translation is MALPILMERLAALSAFTALTRALPAQGGRVGVTGLAGSADAVLLATLAAQQPNRLFVVIADQLPEAERWLADVQSVLGDVGIKLYPPREGFGEVEPHAEVAGERVETLEALARGAVRVLITTARAVQERTRLPRALADARLELRRGDVRRLEDLTAHLDAVGFERVQLVEDVAQYSVRGGILDVYGFGMSEPVRLEFWGDELTEIRRFDVATQRMLASADQVLILPVDVKGEAAELRYERATLAELWPEGSLVVIPAGVAIRPELQRTWDEADHHAQLARRRGEDVPSRDELLQSPHDTMRAIDAFPSLEVIGAGTARAREAGLSPAAAAELPDAVADGAAAAEAHAAAEEAMQAMGRIKRPHEIVQFPLRAPEPVERDIARLSAMTRDGTQTIILCDNTGQAERLEELLDARGEGRSPAALVIGVLAGGFLIPPRGTPAGLRVLTDHEIFRRERRIRRSRKYATGTALEQVTALKPGDFVVHLDHGVGIYRGMTTVFHGEATIEVAVIEYEGGDRLNVPLYRLDQVEKYRAAGDVADDLPPPLLHKLGGKKWSAQKERTRSAIHEMTAELLALYAGRRIASRPPHHPDGAWQKQLESSFLFEDTPDQRKATADVKQDMEGAKPMDRLLVGDVGYGKTEIAVRAAFKAIQSGRQVAVLVPTTVLAEQHARTFGDRFADFPVRIAVMSRFQTKKEQDAALVELAKGTVDVVIGTHRLLSPDVKFERLGLIIVDEEHRFGVKHKERLKQLKLETDVLTLTATPIPRTLHQSLAGLRDMTLMQTPPRDRSPVLTFLEPWDDGLIEEGISRELDRGGQVFFVHNRIETILAIADHIKRVVPRARVGVGHGQMKERELEQVMKQFVSGELDVLVSTLIVESGIDVPNANTMFVNRADRLGLAQLYQLRGRVGRSHRRAYCYLIVPENTDEDAERRLRVLEHHTELGAGYRVALKDMELRGAGNLLGPEQSGFVHAVGFDLYLRLLDEAVTRLMRGDAPPPPPPTDVTLDLPSYLPDDYIAAPEVKLDLYRRLGAARVVDQVDELRDEVRDRFGPLPSPADAYFAVARLRLLGAPLGAEGILVHGNEARVNFRADAVPRLKPLAAAFRDVQFQVDVRRVQPLSLKLTRLGGASLLDGLVRALRTISPDAR
- a CDS encoding DUF58 domain-containing protein is translated as MTAPATQSVRADLMDPQTLAALGRLEVVSRWLVDGLLAGLHRSPKKGFSVEFAEHRSYQPGDDLRFMDWKVAARADKWLIKQYEEETNVRATVVVDVSKSMDWRSRPNLLTKLAYAERLAAALTLLLIRQRDSVGLIRFDEQLRSVIPPRSRSVQWKRILSALAEPGSGQGSDAAGALSQAGKLIKRRGIVILISDLLLDAQEVDDTVHALRAQGHDITVLHVMDPAERKFDVQAGEALFVDPERGDSLAVTPADVRELYQSTVAEAIDEWRARFAAAGAFYEPIMTDQPFGVPLRRAFAARQRLS
- the lepA gene encoding elongation factor 4, which produces MTPPNLIRNFCIVAHIDHGKSTLADRLIEATGMLQKREMKAQVLDTLDLERERGITIKLNAVRMSYDAKDGTTYELNLIDTPGHVDFTYEVSRSLAACEGAILVVDASQGIQAQTLSNLFLAMDAGLEIIPILNKIDLPGAEPEKRRQEIVDLIGCKPEDILLVSAKEGIGIPELLEEVVKKTPAPRGDGKKPLRALIYDSFYDRYRGAIPSVRVVDGVIKKGTKITFGASDSVYEVEEVGYNQLRRVVTDQLTAGEVGYVVANVRSVKETRAGDTIFDAENRAPEALPGYQAVRSFVFAGVYPTDTQQYEDLRDALEKLQLNDASLQYQPESSTALGFGFRCGFLGLLHMEIVQERLEREFDLDLVTTVPSVEYHVFKTDGEQVLVENPALMPPSTVIDWVEEPYVKARIMVPSEYIGAIMSLGTERRGEYKGMSYIDTSRVEIDWEFPLAEIILDFFDKMKSLTRGYAALDYEMLGYRRSELVRLDMLINGDPIDAFSVITHTDKSYDWGRKIADKLKELIPRQLFEVAIQAAIGQKVIARTTVKALRKDVLAKCYGGDISRKRKLLERQKEGKKRMKQVGAVEIPQEAFLAVLQVD
- a CDS encoding BatA and WFA domain-containing protein encodes the protein MSFLAPWALLLAVAAGVPLLLHLLRRRSGDKLDFPAVRYLLRMEREHAREVRLKNMLLMVLRIAIVVALALAAARPVGWLPGVGHAPSAVAIVLDNSLSSAAAGAEGQMLARLVAAAGGIIDGSASGDRLWLITMDGAVVGGDKGTLRAALSGVRALDGAGDAGAALRRGTALVKESGIPSRHVVVLTDAQRTSWEGVVPPADAEVPVALIAPGGTVGLNRAVIAVATEPQHWDPRGTVRATVAGNDSASWRVVLDGRTLARGTAQPGATVLARVQPPSRGWVAGTVELAPDELRGDDTRHFAAHVGEPPAVNADPASGPFLRGAVDALVNGGRARRGDGVLLASAERARTPALLFAPADPVRVPDANRALERAGIPWRFGVRRDGPAPLRGSGVDGAVAKSWHVLEAAGDVSKADTIARVGGAPWAVAGEGYVLVASAAVADATDLPVKASFLPWLDGLLAQRLTAGTAGVTESAPGRPVRVPALADALEAPDGSAVTVVPGATREAPWTAGVHFWRRGAERVGALVVNADASESDLARLPADSLATRLGATVASADPSAAARAAFAAGGARALARTFLLLALVLLVAETLVARRGQAKSED